A single region of the Brassica rapa cultivar Chiifu-401-42 chromosome A03, CAAS_Brap_v3.01, whole genome shotgun sequence genome encodes:
- the LOC103859361 gene encoding alpha-L-arabinofuranosidase 1: MDSESWKLLRSVCILSFLLGSFSVYQSLHAVVAAQEQQDTQPAVTLQVNASNVAGRLIPDTLFGIFFEEINHAGAGGLWAELVSNRGFEAGGQNTPSNIWPWSIVGDQSSVYVATDRSSPFERNKIALRMDVICDGNGCPSGGVGVYNPGYWGMNIEEGMKYKVAFYVRSSDDIDLSVSLTSSNGSLTLASEKIIASASDVSKWTKKEVLLEAKGTDHGARLQLTTTKKGSLWIDQVSAMPVDTYKGHGFRNDLYQMMVDIKPRFIRFPGGCFVEGEWLSNAFRWKETVGPWEERPGHFGDVWKYWTDDGLGHFEFFQLAEDIGAAPIWVFNNGISHNDEVETASIMPFVQEALDGIEFARGDANSTWGSVRAAMGRQEPFELKYVAIGNEDCGKTYYRGNYIVFYDAIKKAYPDIKIISNCDGSSSPLDHPADYYDFHIYTSASSLFSMYHQFDGTSRKGPKAFVSEYAVTGKDAGTGSLLAALAEAAFLIGLEKNSDIVEMASYAPLFVNTNDRRWNPDAIVFNSSHLYGTPSFWVQRFFAESSGSTLLSSELKGNSSSIVASAISWKNSSQDYIRIKAVNFGDSSVNLKVLVTGLDPNVMKVSGSTRTVLTSTNVMDENSFTQPEKVVPQESLLEMAEEDLTVVLPPHSFSSFDLLKEPAKIRKPVSDSSYQKTSTM, translated from the exons ATGGATTCTGAGTCTTGGAAGCTTCTCAGAAGTGTTTGCATACTTTCTTTCCTCCTCGGCTCTTTCTCTGTCTATCAAAGCCTTCATGCTGTTGTTGCTGCTCAAGAACAACAAGATACACAACCAGCCGTGACTCTGCAAGTAAACGCTTCTAATGTAGCTGGACGACTCATTCCCGATACTCTCTTCGGAATTTTCTTCGAG GAGATTAACCATGCTGGTGCTGGTGGTTTATGGGCTGAACTTGTTAGCAACAGAG GGTTTGAAGCTGGTGGGCAGAACACACCGTCTAATATATGGCCTTGGTCCATTGTTGGTGACCAGTCATCAGTATATGTAGCTACGGACCGTTCATCACCCTTTGAACGGAATAAAATCGCTTTGAGAATGGATGTGATCTGTGATGGCAATGGTTGTCCTTCAGGAGGTGTTGGAGTTTATAACCCTGGTTACTGGGGCATg AATATTGAAGAAGGAATGAAGTACAAGGTGGCGTTTTATGTGCGTTCGAGTGATGATATTGATCTGTCTGTGTCGTTGACAAGCTCTAATGGATCGTTGACTCTTGCTTCTGAGAAGATCAT AGCGTCTGCTTCTGATGTTTCGAAGTGGACTAAGAAGGAGGTTCTTCTGGAGGCTAAAGGGACGGATCATGGTGCAAGGCTTCAGTTAACAACAACCAAGAAAGGGTCATTATGGATTGACCAAGTCTCTGCCATGCCGGTTGATACTTACAAG GGACATGGCTTTAGAAATGATCTTTACCAAATGATGGTTGATATAAAACCTCGTTTCATCCGTTTCCCAG GTGGTTGTTTTGTTGAAGGTGAATGGTTAAGTAATGCATTCCGCTGGAAAGAAACTGTTGGTCCTTGGGAAGAGAGACCAGGACACTTTGGTGATGTTTGGAAGTATTGGACTGATGATGGTCTTGGCCACTTCGAGTTCTTTCAA TTGGCAGAAGACATTGGAGCAGCACCAATATGGGTATTTAACAACG GGATAAGTCACAATGATGAAGTTGAAACTGCCAGTATCATGCCCTTTGTCCAGGAAGCACTTGATGGTATAGAGTTTGCTAGGGGAGATGCTAACTCTACATGGGGATCGGTTCGAGCTGCAATGGGACGCCAAGAGCCTTTTGAACTGAAGTATGTTGCTATTGGGAATGAGGATTGTGGAAAGACTTACTACAGAG GGAACTATATTGTGTTCTATGATGCTATCAAAAAGGCTTATCCAGATATCAAAATCATCTCCAACTGTGATGGATCATCTAGTCCTCTTGACCATCCTGCTGATTACTATGATTTTcat ATATACACTTCTGCTAGCAGTTTGTTTTCCATGTATCATCAATTTGACGGTACTTCACGCAAGGGTCCAAAG GCTTTTGTCAGTGAATATGCTGTGACTGGAAAAGACGCTGGTACAGGAAGCCTTCTCGCTGCTCTTGCTGAAGCTGCATTTCTCATTGGTCTTGAAAAAAACAG TGACATTGTGGAAATGGCAAGCTATGCACCGCTCTTTGTGAACACAAACGATAGACG GTGGAACCCTGATGCAATAGTCTTCAATTCATCTCATCTATATGGAACTCCTAGCTTTTGGGTGCAACGGTTCTTTGCGGAGTCAAGCGGATCAACTCTTCTCAGTTCAGAACTGAAGGGAAACTCTTCTTCTATTGTAGCTTCTGCAATCTCGTGGAAAAACAGTAGCCAAGATTACATACGCATAAAG GCTGTAAACTTTGGAGATAGCTCAGTGAACCTGAAGGTGTTGGTTACTGGATTGGATCCGAACGTGATGAAAGTTTCAGGATCAACGAGGACAGTACTTACATCTACAAATGTGATGGATGAAAACTCCTTCACACAGCCAGAGAAG GTTGTGCCACAAGAAAGCTTGCTAGAGATGGCTGAGGAGGATCTTACCGTTGTTCTCCCGCCACACTCGTTCTCTTCATTTGATTTGTTGAAGGAACCTGCAAAgatcagaaagccagtttctgATTCTTCCTATCAGAAAACCTCAACTATGTGA